The following are from one region of the Acidobacteriota bacterium genome:
- a CDS encoding DUF4118 domain-containing protein translates to MKPGVKSAVGYAASAGAVWALTFLYSGVIHVNPTTVALTFLLAVLIVSTFWGLKQAVLVAVLAAFAFNYYFLPPVGTLTITDPKDWVALIAFLLTAVIASELSERARREAHNAIERRHEVEQLYGFSQQLLSNDNLPELLNVIPGYVVEFFGVTATAISLSNRPDVYRSDSTTNELDLHDLQMTSMRGEPKVEAKRAFIPLRMGARVVGSMGVAGAVPSRQTLDAISSLIAIAVERVRTIEKLGRAEAARESDQLRSVLLDSVAHEFRTPLTSIKASVTSLLGSPQLPEVDRRELLTVIDEESDRLNRLVGEASEMAQLDAGKIELDLQPHSIRAAIDEALDETRQTLAQHTVNVELPPDLGNIRYDLARIHEVFVQLLENASKYSPPGDPIHITAEIKGEFLIASVADLGPGIDDFEQALIFDKFYRGRNQRLRVQGTGMGLAIAKAIVEAHGGTIGVTSQPGHGSVFYFSLPIK, encoded by the coding sequence GTGAAACCAGGGGTCAAGTCGGCGGTTGGCTATGCGGCATCAGCAGGAGCCGTTTGGGCGCTGACGTTCCTGTATTCCGGCGTGATCCATGTCAACCCCACTACGGTTGCGCTCACGTTTCTCCTGGCGGTACTGATTGTTTCTACTTTCTGGGGGCTGAAGCAGGCGGTGCTCGTCGCCGTTTTAGCCGCCTTTGCTTTTAACTACTACTTCTTGCCCCCAGTCGGGACACTCACGATTACCGATCCGAAGGACTGGGTTGCGTTGATTGCTTTCCTCTTGACGGCGGTCATTGCCAGTGAACTTTCCGAACGCGCCCGTCGTGAAGCTCACAACGCAATCGAACGCCGCCACGAAGTCGAACAACTTTACGGATTCAGCCAGCAGCTTTTGTCCAATGACAATTTGCCCGAACTCTTGAATGTTATTCCTGGATACGTTGTCGAATTCTTCGGAGTGACGGCGACGGCGATCTCGCTCTCCAATCGTCCTGATGTCTACCGGTCGGATTCCACGACCAACGAACTCGATCTGCACGATCTCCAGATGACGAGCATGCGCGGGGAGCCGAAGGTGGAGGCGAAACGCGCTTTCATTCCCCTCCGCATGGGGGCGCGTGTCGTGGGCAGCATGGGAGTGGCCGGGGCCGTCCCCTCCAGACAAACGCTCGACGCGATCAGCAGTCTCATCGCGATTGCTGTCGAACGCGTTCGAACCATCGAAAAACTGGGACGAGCCGAGGCCGCCCGGGAGAGCGACCAGCTGCGTTCGGTTCTCCTTGATTCCGTCGCCCATGAATTTCGCACGCCGCTGACTTCCATTAAAGCGTCGGTGACTTCATTGCTTGGCAGTCCTCAGCTACCGGAGGTTGACCGCCGTGAATTGCTGACTGTGATCGACGAGGAGAGCGATCGCCTGAACCGTCTGGTCGGCGAAGCTTCTGAAATGGCGCAACTGGATGCAGGCAAGATCGAGTTGGATTTGCAACCGCACTCGATCCGCGCCGCCATTGACGAAGCACTGGATGAGACCAGGCAAACTCTCGCACAGCACACGGTCAACGTCGAGCTTCCGCCTGACCTCGGCAACATTCGCTACGATCTGGCCCGAATCCATGAAGTGTTTGTGCAGTTGCTGGAGAATGCGTCCAAATACTCTCCGCCCGGCGACCCGATTCACATCACCGCCGAAATAAAAGGAGAATTTCTCATCGCCAGCGTTGCCGACCTTGGCCCGGGCATCGACGACTTCGAACAGGCGCTCATCTTCGACAAGTTCTATCGCGGCCGGAATCAGCGCCTCAGGGTGCAGGGAACAGGAATGGGCCTGGCCATCGCGAAGGCGATTGTGGAAGCACACGGTGGAACCATTGGCGTGACCAGCCAGCCGGGACATGGTTCCGTATTCTATTTTTCCCTACCGATCAAGTAG